One genomic window of Alphaproteobacteria bacterium includes the following:
- a CDS encoding dihydrodipicolinate synthase family protein, translating to MYRPHGVIPATLLAFDEDYAIDEVSSRKHLRDCALISGVTAATVNGHASEVHACSFDEQKRILDFSLDEVGDKVPLINGVYADGSHEAARIAKMAEQAGASCLLVFPPNSMSMGGQLRPEMAQAHFETIAAATDLPMILFQYPAASGLGYPFETLLSLLDRITSIVAIKDWCSEPMLHEKHSRTLPDLPRPVTVLTTHSAWLMSSLTMGAGGLLSGAGSVIADLQVALFEAVQAKDLACAQAINDRIYPMVQAFYAPPFLDMHNRMKECLVLLGRLDKAVVRPPLMKLPADEIARLQAALGEAGIGREGALAEAAE from the coding sequence ATGTACCGCCCGCACGGCGTTATTCCTGCGACATTGTTGGCCTTCGACGAGGACTACGCTATCGACGAGGTAAGCTCGCGCAAGCATTTGCGCGATTGCGCGCTAATTTCTGGCGTCACGGCGGCGACTGTCAACGGCCATGCTTCCGAGGTGCATGCTTGCTCCTTTGATGAGCAGAAGCGCATCTTGGATTTCTCGCTAGACGAGGTCGGCGACAAAGTGCCGCTGATCAATGGCGTCTATGCCGATGGTAGCCACGAGGCGGCGCGCATTGCGAAGATGGCTGAGCAGGCGGGTGCCTCCTGCTTGCTGGTTTTTCCGCCCAATTCTATGAGCATGGGCGGGCAGCTGCGCCCTGAGATGGCGCAAGCCCATTTTGAGACTATCGCGGCGGCCACCGATTTGCCGATGATACTGTTCCAATATCCGGCGGCGAGCGGGCTTGGCTATCCCTTCGAGACGTTGCTTTCGCTGCTGGATAGGATCACCAGCATCGTCGCCATTAAGGATTGGTGCTCCGAACCCATGCTGCACGAGAAGCACAGCCGAACTCTGCCCGATCTACCGAGGCCGGTGACCGTGCTGACGACGCATAGCGCTTGGCTGATGAGTTCACTGACCATGGGGGCGGGTGGGCTATTGTCGGGCGCGGGAAGTGTCATCGCCGATCTGCAGGTGGCGCTGTTCGAGGCGGTGCAGGCGAAGGATTTGGCGTGTGCGCAGGCCATCAATGATCGCATCTACCCGATGGTACAGGCCTTCTATGCGCCGCCCTTCCTCGACATGCACAATCGCATGAAGGAATGTCTGGTGCTGCTCGGCCGGCTCGACAAGGCGGTGGTGCGGCCGCCGCTGATGAAGTTGCCGGCAGACGAGATCGCCCGCCTGCAAGCGGCCCTCGGCGAGGCCGGTATCGGCAGGGAAGGGGCTTTAGCAGAAGCCGCCGAGTGA
- a CDS encoding Gfo/Idh/MocA family oxidoreductase, with product MRKTKKTVRAGLIGSGFAASLHIEAAARVYGTNVEIVGVYSPTKANARHFAGVHGLDVLASAEAVIDLADVTHICTPPATHEPLAVAALAKGKHVIVEKPLTGSFGDGDAPKELELTGALASIQRMLEAEAVSAGRILYAENWVYAPSIQKEREILEKTGAQILWMHGEEAHSGSHAEAYGFSHLGGGGSMIGKGCHPLTAALYLKRVEGLSRDGKAIRPAAVSARTHAITKLAAYRDEGHLRSDYHDIEDFSVMHVVFEDGAIADIYASEIVMGGIHNWLDVCANNHRARCNINPNTAMETYNPVEAAFDDIYVVEKIGTKQGWAPTAPDEDHTTGFPQEIEAFYRTVAYGDDVESDSRLAANCISTVYSAYLSAERKGAEVDVTAF from the coding sequence ATGCGCAAGACTAAGAAGACGGTCCGCGCTGGCCTCATCGGCTCGGGCTTTGCAGCCAGCCTGCACATAGAGGCGGCGGCCCGCGTCTACGGCACAAATGTCGAGATTGTCGGCGTGTATTCACCGACCAAGGCCAATGCCAGGCACTTTGCCGGGGTCCACGGCCTTGATGTGCTCGCCAGCGCCGAGGCGGTCATCGACCTGGCGGACGTGACGCATATCTGCACGCCGCCCGCAACGCACGAACCGCTGGCTGTCGCGGCGCTGGCTAAGGGCAAACATGTCATCGTGGAGAAGCCGCTGACTGGCTCGTTCGGTGATGGGGATGCGCCCAAGGAGTTAGAGCTGACCGGGGCGCTTGCCAGCATTCAGCGCATGCTCGAAGCTGAGGCTGTGAGTGCCGGTCGCATTCTCTATGCCGAGAACTGGGTCTACGCACCGTCGATCCAGAAAGAGCGCGAGATCCTCGAGAAGACCGGCGCGCAGATCCTCTGGATGCATGGTGAGGAGGCGCATTCGGGCTCGCATGCTGAGGCCTATGGCTTCTCGCACCTTGGCGGCGGCGGCTCGATGATCGGCAAGGGTTGTCACCCGCTCACCGCGGCGCTCTACCTGAAGCGTGTCGAGGGGTTAAGTCGTGACGGCAAGGCGATACGCCCCGCGGCGGTCAGCGCCCGCACCCACGCCATCACCAAGCTCGCGGCCTATCGCGACGAAGGCCACTTGCGTAGCGACTACCACGACATCGAGGATTTCTCGGTCATGCACGTGGTTTTCGAGGACGGCGCGATAGCCGACATCTACGCTTCCGAGATCGTCATGGGCGGAATCCACAACTGGCTCGATGTCTGCGCTAACAATCACCGCGCCCGCTGCAACATCAATCCCAATACGGCGATGGAGACCTACAACCCGGTCGAGGCGGCGTTCGACGATATCTACGTGGTGGAGAAGATCGGCACCAAGCAGGGCTGGGCCCCAACCGCACCCGACGAGGATCACACCACAGGTTTCCCACAGGAAATTGAGGCGTTCTATCGTACCGTAGCCTATGGCGATGACGTCGAAAGCGATTCCCGGCTCGCCGCGAACTGCATCTCAACCGTCTACAGTGCCTACCTCTCGGCAGAGCGCAAGGGCGCGGAAGTTGACGTGACAGCATTCTGA
- a CDS encoding enoyl-CoA hydratase-related protein, which translates to MTDVLTKLLRDEGVLLLTLNRPRQRNALSGELIHAIAETLSVAAGDDAVRCAVITGSDGVFSAGADIKEFIANGIDALDNVGRNADWARIERFPKPLLAAVEGFAFGGGHELMLLADVIVAAEDARFGQPEIDIGVLPGDGGTQRVTRIAGKPLAMLMIMGGEPIDARTALAAGLVSKLVVPGTACDEAMALAQVLAAKPPVALRMAKQAVLAAYETSLAAGTVMERQAVCRAFETEDRIEGMTAFKEKRDPVFKGR; encoded by the coding sequence ATGACAGACGTTCTAACCAAATTGTTGCGAGACGAGGGCGTGCTTCTGCTAACCCTCAACCGCCCACGCCAGCGCAATGCCCTGAGCGGCGAGCTGATCCACGCCATTGCAGAAACGCTGAGCGTCGCGGCCGGTGACGATGCTGTTCGTTGCGCGGTGATCACCGGCAGCGATGGCGTATTCTCGGCTGGTGCCGACATCAAGGAGTTCATCGCCAACGGCATCGATGCGCTCGACAATGTCGGACGTAACGCAGACTGGGCGCGCATCGAGCGTTTTCCCAAACCCCTACTTGCTGCCGTGGAGGGCTTTGCCTTCGGTGGCGGGCACGAACTAATGCTGCTGGCCGACGTCATCGTTGCGGCAGAGGATGCTCGCTTCGGCCAGCCCGAGATCGATATCGGCGTGTTGCCTGGCGACGGCGGTACACAACGGGTGACGCGCATCGCCGGCAAGCCGCTAGCTATGCTGATGATCATGGGCGGCGAGCCGATCGACGCGCGGACCGCCCTCGCGGCCGGGCTGGTCTCCAAGCTGGTGGTGCCCGGTACAGCCTGCGACGAGGCGATGGCCTTGGCCCAAGTGCTCGCCGCCAAGCCGCCGGTAGCCTTGCGCATGGCCAAGCAGGCCGTGCTCGCGGCCTATGAGACCTCGCTTGCTGCCGGCACAGTCATGGAGCGCCAGGCGGTCTGCCGTGCTTTCGAGACCGAGGACAGAATCGAGGGCATGACGGCCTTCAAAGAGAAGCGCGATCCGGTATTCAAGGGGAGGTGA
- a CDS encoding NAD(P)-dependent oxidoreductase, with product MSNQKPNLGYIGLGMMGGPMALRLANAGFPLSIWGRSPAKLEAAKAAGARAVETAAQVARDADIVFTCLSDTEAVEAVVFGENGLATGAGPGKLLVDMSSIRPEAARDMAARLRDKTGMGWIDAPVSGGVAGAESGKLTVMAGGSEADFAHAEPIVAHLAQRFSLMGTNGAGQATKLINQVLVGCVVAVLSEAAALATRAGIDAARIPEALAGGRADSLLLQQFFPKMVAGDFFVEAHIRTMLKDLDTVLALARETTTAMPMTATALELHRLMVQRGHGDEDGTALATLYFDTPV from the coding sequence ATGAGCAATCAAAAACCGAATCTCGGTTATATTGGCCTCGGCATGATGGGCGGACCGATGGCGCTGCGCCTCGCCAATGCCGGCTTTCCGCTCAGCATCTGGGGCCGGAGCCCGGCCAAGCTCGAAGCCGCCAAGGCGGCGGGCGCTCGCGCCGTGGAGACCGCGGCCCAGGTGGCGCGCGACGCGGATATCGTTTTCACTTGCCTGTCCGATACGGAAGCGGTGGAGGCCGTAGTATTCGGTGAGAACGGGCTGGCCACCGGTGCCGGGCCAGGCAAGCTGCTCGTCGACATGTCCTCGATCCGCCCAGAGGCCGCGCGCGATATGGCCGCGCGGTTGCGCGACAAAACCGGCATGGGCTGGATCGACGCGCCGGTCTCTGGTGGTGTCGCCGGGGCCGAGAGCGGCAAGCTGACGGTAATGGCCGGCGGCAGCGAGGCGGACTTCGCGCACGCAGAGCCAATTGTCGCGCATCTCGCCCAGCGCTTCAGTCTTATGGGCACGAACGGAGCCGGCCAGGCGACCAAGCTCATCAACCAGGTCCTAGTCGGCTGCGTGGTTGCGGTTCTGTCGGAGGCCGCAGCGCTTGCCACGCGCGCCGGCATAGATGCCGCGCGGATTCCCGAAGCGCTGGCAGGGGGTCGCGCGGATTCCTTGCTCCTGCAACAGTTCTTTCCGAAGATGGTCGCCGGTGACTTCTTCGTCGAAGCCCATATCCGCACCATGCTCAAGGATCTCGACACCGTTCTGGCGCTGGCGCGCGAAACCACCACGGCAATGCCGATGACAGCGACGGCGCTCGAGTTGCACCGCCTCATGGTGCAGCGCGGTCACGGCGACGAGGATGGCACCGCGCTCGCCACCCTCTATTTTGATACACCCGTCTGA
- a CDS encoding CoA transferase → MTMLDGIRVLSFNHFLLGPMGMQVLGDLGADVIAVEPVSGGFQRKWSGANRRADGESLLHLCANRNKRNIAIDLKSEEGKEIVHRLIAKSDVICENFRPGVMDKFGFGYEDAKKINAGVIYASASGYGGDGPYRERPGQDLVVQAMSGLAMINGNDQQAPIPVGVSAVDHHGAQILAMAILAALVRRGRTGEGCRVEVDLLSAGLDIQCESLVCWANGEPVSLRPPANIAGWYYAAPYGIYETADGHMAISLGAMETLATAIDLPALADFSDAETFSRNREIAALIQTQVAGWSNDEIEARLEAQSLWYARVNDYAAVMTDPQVVHNGSFMTVDGANGEPITLLGHPARYDGKRPGVRRPPQPIGAQTAEVLGEIGYDDAAIAAMAGAGSIAVSDS, encoded by the coding sequence ATGACCATGCTCGACGGCATCCGCGTGCTCAGCTTCAATCATTTCCTACTCGGACCGATGGGCATGCAGGTGCTCGGCGATCTCGGCGCCGACGTCATCGCGGTAGAGCCCGTGAGCGGCGGCTTCCAGCGCAAATGGAGCGGCGCTAACCGGCGCGCGGATGGGGAATCTCTGCTGCACCTCTGCGCCAACCGCAACAAGCGCAATATCGCGATCGACTTAAAGTCCGAGGAAGGCAAGGAGATTGTGCACCGGCTGATCGCCAAGAGCGACGTGATCTGCGAGAACTTCCGCCCCGGCGTGATGGACAAGTTCGGCTTCGGCTACGAAGACGCTAAGAAAATCAATGCCGGCGTCATCTATGCCTCGGCTTCGGGCTATGGTGGCGACGGTCCCTACCGCGAGCGCCCGGGCCAAGACCTCGTGGTACAAGCCATGTCGGGCCTGGCTATGATCAACGGCAACGACCAGCAAGCACCGATCCCGGTGGGCGTCTCAGCCGTCGATCACCACGGCGCACAAATTCTCGCCATGGCGATCCTCGCTGCGCTGGTGCGCCGCGGGCGCACCGGAGAGGGCTGTCGTGTGGAGGTGGACCTGCTTTCGGCGGGCCTCGACATACAATGCGAGTCCCTGGTCTGCTGGGCCAATGGGGAACCGGTATCACTAAGGCCGCCGGCCAATATCGCGGGCTGGTACTATGCGGCGCCCTACGGTATCTACGAGACTGCGGACGGTCACATGGCCATCTCGCTTGGCGCCATGGAAACTCTCGCCACGGCGATCGACTTGCCGGCACTTGCGGATTTCTCGGATGCCGAGACCTTCAGCCGCAACCGTGAGATCGCAGCGTTGATTCAGACGCAGGTCGCCGGTTGGTCTAACGATGAGATCGAAGCGCGGCTCGAAGCCCAGTCCCTATGGTATGCGCGGGTCAATGATTACGCGGCGGTGATGACTGACCCACAGGTCGTGCATAACGGCTCGTTCATGACCGTGGACGGTGCCAACGGCGAGCCCATTACCCTGCTCGGCCATCCCGCGCGCTATGACGGCAAACGGCCCGGCGTACGTCGTCCGCCGCAGCCCATCGGCGCCCAGACAGCGGAAGTACTGGGAGAGATTGGCTACGACGATGCGGCCATCGCGGCCATGGCAGGGGCAGGTAGCATAGCCGTTTCCGATTCATGA
- a CDS encoding MaoC/PaaZ C-terminal domain-containing protein, which translates to MSDFHVAIGDIVSFSKTVGESDVYGFAGITGDFANVHVNDQYMKGSAYGQRIAHGVLLMGYMSTTSSMMIDKSGSESSDETAVSLGYDRVRFIAPVFIGDTVTVTYQIKDTDTERRRSRSDVTAINQHGDTVAVAEHIMKWVKDA; encoded by the coding sequence ATGTCAGATTTCCATGTCGCCATCGGTGACATCGTATCGTTCTCGAAGACGGTCGGCGAGTCCGACGTGTACGGCTTTGCCGGTATTACCGGCGACTTTGCCAACGTGCATGTCAACGACCAGTACATGAAGGGCTCCGCCTACGGCCAGCGCATCGCCCACGGCGTGCTGCTAATGGGCTACATGTCCACCACGTCTTCGATGATGATCGACAAGTCCGGCAGTGAGAGCAGCGACGAGACCGCCGTCTCGCTCGGCTACGACCGGGTGCGCTTTATCGCCCCAGTGTTCATCGGCGACACCGTTACCGTGACCTATCAGATCAAGGATACTGATACCGAGCGACGTCGCAGCCGCTCCGATGTCACGGCGATCAACCAGCACGGCGACACGGTCGCGGTCGCCGAGCACATCATGAAGTGGGTGAAGGACGCCTGA
- a CDS encoding phytanoyl-CoA dioxygenase family protein, which translates to MALTQGQVNTFKGKGFFVIKGFFNPSEVAQISAWLDELRDKQPASGEEAKYYEISPISDENILVRIENVIGDHNRVASDLLISDKTEDCLAQLLGEAPLLFKEKVNYKLPGCRPDQLHQDQAAGWNTYCDFFITMGIAVDENRLDNGALSFMCSGNYKRALMTEEWQPLTEADPPYEPADEYVLLEADPGDVIFFDCYVPHGSPANTGSRSRRNVFLTFNRASDGDMRARYYHDKWQSYPPNQAQEARTKETFRV; encoded by the coding sequence ATGGCGTTGACTCAGGGACAGGTGAATACGTTCAAGGGAAAAGGGTTCTTCGTCATCAAGGGGTTTTTCAATCCCTCGGAAGTGGCGCAGATCTCCGCCTGGCTGGACGAGCTGCGCGACAAGCAGCCTGCCTCCGGTGAGGAAGCCAAGTACTACGAAATTAGCCCTATCAGCGACGAGAATATCCTGGTGCGAATCGAAAACGTGATCGGCGACCATAACCGCGTCGCATCAGACCTGCTGATCTCGGATAAGACCGAAGACTGTCTCGCCCAGCTTCTCGGTGAAGCGCCGCTGCTGTTCAAGGAGAAAGTCAACTACAAGCTTCCCGGCTGCCGCCCCGACCAGTTGCACCAAGATCAAGCCGCCGGTTGGAATACCTACTGCGATTTTTTCATCACCATGGGCATCGCGGTAGACGAGAACCGCCTCGACAATGGCGCCTTGAGTTTCATGTGCTCAGGCAACTACAAAAGAGCGCTGATGACGGAGGAATGGCAGCCCCTGACCGAGGCCGACCCACCCTATGAGCCCGCAGACGAATACGTGCTGTTGGAGGCCGACCCCGGCGACGTGATCTTTTTCGACTGCTATGTGCCGCACGGATCCCCAGCCAACACGGGCAGCCGTAGTCGACGCAACGTATTTCTGACCTTCAACCGGGCCTCGGACGGTGACATGCGCGCCCGATACTATCATGACAAATGGCAGAGCTACCCGCCCAACCAGGCGCAGGAGGCTCGCACGAAGGAAACCTTCAGAGTATGA
- a CDS encoding sulfatase-like hydrolase/transferase, giving the protein MLRRALPWLAVAGLFVVLALVARVEREDGPQAPLNVLVLTVESFRADALAAAPGLLRLAVRNGIRYNAHRAVSAWTGSNVLTLLTGLSPLQHNVHSRGQLIDEQQELPLETLADQGWRVAGLQAFMRIPLFNQLGLSREGVVGEVGQQPHDWLRARAATGEPFVLWYHYLHSHLPYRPSSDFDVDWRALLPPGREADERFAALRERGRLETGTVVFEADELPAIRALYEAGIAEFDAWFAGLWAVLEETNLARNTVVVVTADHGEELLERGEVGHASTTLAGHLYEEVVRLPLILFLPPSVSGSPPGSVIDGPSDHRDIMPTLLALLGQPLPAILGGADLLRLPGARAWNGVTSGAGYSEPEPDHPAAMIYARREGRWKLQLSEPGEGTALYDLDADPGERANVAAAYPDVVTSMLKGLAAERAQALPLAVKTAGTGAGSRPRWLRPSASGVFGYDRIGGRFSLEWQGPAEADYVLAYRYRDGAGLLEGEIPVSGTVYDFGAIDRRYWQTWVAPNGPYRVRVGYAGETPRWSEWLELIAVE; this is encoded by the coding sequence ATGCTGCGCCGCGCCCTGCCGTGGCTGGCGGTTGCTGGCCTTTTTGTCGTTCTGGCGCTGGTGGCGCGCGTGGAACGGGAGGACGGACCGCAGGCGCCGCTTAATGTGCTGGTGTTGACGGTCGAGAGCTTCCGTGCCGACGCCCTCGCCGCAGCGCCCGGGCTGCTGCGTCTGGCGGTGCGAAACGGCATTCGCTACAACGCCCATCGGGCGGTTTCGGCCTGGACCGGATCCAATGTCTTGACCTTGCTGACTGGCCTGTCTCCGTTACAGCATAACGTTCATAGCCGTGGACAACTAATTGATGAACAACAAGAACTGCCGTTAGAAACTCTCGCTGATCAGGGCTGGCGAGTGGCCGGTCTGCAGGCCTTCATGCGCATTCCGCTGTTCAACCAGCTGGGGCTCAGCCGCGAGGGCGTGGTGGGTGAGGTTGGCCAGCAGCCGCACGATTGGCTGAGGGCGCGGGCCGCGACCGGTGAGCCGTTTGTCCTTTGGTACCACTACCTCCACAGCCATCTTCCCTATCGCCCCAGCTCGGATTTTGACGTCGATTGGCGGGCCCTGTTGCCGCCCGGGCGCGAGGCGGACGAGCGTTTCGCCGCTTTGCGTGAGCGCGGCCGTCTGGAGACCGGAACGGTGGTCTTCGAGGCCGATGAGCTGCCGGCGATACGGGCCTTGTACGAGGCTGGTATTGCCGAGTTCGATGCATGGTTCGCTGGGCTCTGGGCCGTGCTCGAAGAGACCAACTTGGCACGCAACACAGTGGTCGTGGTCACCGCCGACCATGGCGAGGAGCTGCTCGAGCGCGGCGAGGTGGGGCACGCCTCGACCACACTTGCCGGGCACCTGTACGAGGAGGTGGTGCGATTGCCGTTGATCCTTTTTCTGCCCCCTAGCGTCTCCGGGTCGCCGCCGGGCAGCGTAATCGACGGGCCGAGCGATCATCGCGACATCATGCCGACGCTGCTGGCCCTGCTAGGTCAGCCCTTGCCGGCAATCCTTGGTGGTGCGGACCTGCTGCGGTTGCCGGGTGCGCGGGCATGGAACGGCGTCACTAGTGGCGCCGGCTATTCTGAGCCCGAGCCTGACCATCCGGCGGCGATGATTTATGCTCGCCGTGAGGGGCGCTGGAAGCTGCAGCTGAGCGAACCGGGCGAGGGCACAGCCCTGTACGACCTCGATGCTGATCCCGGCGAGCGCGCGAATGTTGCCGCTGCCTATCCGGATGTCGTCACGTCCATGCTGAAAGGCCTTGCGGCGGAGCGCGCACAGGCCTTACCGCTTGCGGTGAAGACCGCTGGCACCGGTGCTGGCTCGCGGCCACGCTGGCTGCGGCCATCGGCCAGCGGCGTCTTCGGCTACGACCGCATCGGCGGGCGCTTCTCACTGGAATGGCAGGGGCCGGCCGAGGCCGATTATGTGCTCGCTTACCGCTATCGCGACGGCGCCGGCTTGCTGGAAGGCGAGATTCCAGTTAGCGGCACGGTCTACGATTTCGGCGCCATAGACCGTCGCTACTGGCAGACCTGGGTGGCGCCAAATGGCCCTTACCGCGTGCGGGTCGGCTATGCCGGTGAAACGCCCCGCTGGAGCGAATGGCTGGAGCTCATCGCCGTTGAGTAA
- the msrB gene encoding peptide-methionine (R)-S-oxide reductase MsrB yields MVDDVKTRKRIVIDEAELRQRLTPEQYEMARRKGTEPAFSGKYWDTKTPGVYRCVCCNELLFDAADKFDSGTGWPSFSQPIANAPVATERDTSYGMIRTEVVCGCCDGHLGHVFDDGPAPTGLRYCLNSASLTFDPSG; encoded by the coding sequence ATGGTCGATGACGTCAAGACCCGCAAAAGGATCGTTATAGACGAGGCGGAGCTGCGGCAGCGCCTGACGCCCGAGCAATATGAGATGGCGCGCCGCAAAGGTACGGAGCCTGCGTTTAGTGGCAAATACTGGGATACCAAGACGCCCGGGGTTTACCGTTGCGTCTGCTGCAACGAGCTGTTGTTCGATGCGGCAGACAAGTTCGATTCCGGTACCGGCTGGCCGAGCTTTAGCCAACCCATTGCCAATGCGCCCGTGGCGACCGAGCGCGACACCAGCTACGGCATGATCCGCACGGAAGTAGTGTGCGGGTGCTGCGACGGCCATCTCGGGCATGTCTTCGACGACGGCCCAGCGCCGACCGGCCTACGCTACTGTCTAAACTCAGCATCGCTGACGTTCGACCCCTCGGGCTGA
- a CDS encoding 2-oxoacid:acceptor oxidoreductase family protein has translation MAEAIAGRLEVRFGGSGGQGLQLSARILATVAMLDGRQVAQSQHYEPTSRGGLSRSDVVIDSDAIDYPLVVGLDALVVLDQVAVVPSLPLLRPSAAVIADSARVDDLPDGIALTSLPLIATARDLGNPRGANIVALGALAALLSLGGRDRFDEAIRQEMPRRLQDINLKTLAVGRDLAKSAAEVKSA, from the coding sequence ATGGCTGAGGCGATCGCAGGGCGTCTCGAAGTCCGCTTCGGCGGCTCTGGCGGGCAGGGGTTGCAGCTCTCAGCCCGTATTCTGGCCACGGTAGCTATGCTCGACGGTCGTCAAGTGGCGCAATCTCAGCACTACGAGCCGACGTCGCGCGGTGGCCTCAGCCGCTCCGACGTGGTGATCGACAGCGACGCCATCGACTATCCGTTGGTGGTCGGGCTCGATGCCCTGGTGGTGCTTGATCAGGTCGCGGTAGTGCCGTCGCTGCCATTGCTGCGGCCCTCGGCAGCGGTGATCGCGGATTCCGCTCGCGTCGACGATCTGCCGGACGGCATTGCTCTGACCAGCCTGCCGCTGATCGCTACGGCGCGCGATCTCGGCAATCCGCGCGGTGCCAATATCGTGGCGCTCGGCGCGCTGGCGGCGCTGCTTTCGCTGGGGGGACGCGATCGCTTTGACGAGGCGATCCGCCAGGAGATGCCGCGGCGCTTGCAGGACATCAATCTGAAAACGCTCGCGGTCGGCCGCGACCTCGCCAAATCGGCGGCGGAGGTGAAGAGCGCGTAG
- a CDS encoding thiamine pyrophosphate-dependent enzyme, giving the protein MMPHFLCPGCGHGIALRALLWGLHEREVDKDNLAVVSGIGCSGRLGAYIDANTFHVTHGRPLAFATGLKLARPDLTVVVITGDGDCLAIGGNHLIHACRRNLDITCMMLNNEVYGMTGGQLSPTTGEGRYTTTTPHGNPEPGFDACALAEAAGAGLVGRGLTRQVSALKDLFVDALGHDGFSFIEVISDCTEIYGRKNDLGSSATMVMNQVAGMRPEVDSNIVDQPFRPTALRTGVVARNARPEYGAAWRAHCARVNG; this is encoded by the coding sequence ATGATGCCGCATTTTCTCTGTCCTGGCTGCGGCCACGGTATTGCGCTGCGGGCCTTGCTCTGGGGGCTGCATGAGAGAGAGGTGGACAAAGACAATTTGGCTGTGGTCTCCGGTATCGGCTGCTCGGGCCGTCTCGGCGCCTATATCGACGCCAACACCTTCCACGTCACCCATGGTCGGCCTTTAGCCTTCGCTACTGGACTCAAGCTCGCACGGCCCGATTTGACCGTGGTCGTCATCACCGGTGACGGTGATTGTCTGGCCATCGGCGGCAATCACCTGATCCATGCCTGTCGGCGCAATCTCGACATCACCTGCATGATGCTTAACAACGAGGTCTACGGCATGACCGGTGGTCAACTCTCACCGACCACGGGAGAGGGCCGCTATACCACGACGACCCCTCACGGCAATCCGGAGCCGGGCTTCGATGCTTGCGCCCTAGCCGAGGCCGCAGGGGCGGGGTTGGTCGGGCGCGGGCTGACGCGTCAGGTGTCGGCGTTGAAAGACCTCTTCGTCGATGCGCTCGGCCACGACGGTTTCTCCTTCATCGAGGTGATCTCCGATTGCACCGAGATTTACGGCCGCAAGAATGACCTCGGTAGCTCGGCAACCATGGTTATGAACCAGGTTGCTGGCATGCGGCCCGAGGTCGATTCCAATATCGTCGATCAGCCCTTTCGGCCGACGGCCTTGCGCACCGGTGTTGTGGCCAGGAACGCGCGTCCCGAATATGGCGCCGCCTGGCGTGCCCATTGTGCTCGGGTCAATGGCTGA